Proteins encoded in a region of the Rhizobium sp. CC-YZS058 genome:
- the glmS gene encoding glutamine--fructose-6-phosphate transaminase (isomerizing) yields the protein MCGIVGIVGNSAVSQRLVEALKRLEYRGYDSSGVATLNEGRLDRRRAEGKLFNLETKLAALPLGGTIGIAHTRWATHGAPTEINAHPHFVGGVAVVHNGIIENFSEIKDELIAGGATFVTQTDTEVVAQLLARLRREGLAPRAAMQAMLARVTGAYALAVLFDDLPDAILAARSGPPLAIGHGRGEMFLGSDAIALSPFTNDITYLIDGDWAVLSQTGVEIFDRAGNPVSRPRQVSQAAAYLVDKGNHRHFMEKEIYEQPEVISHALGHYVDFIENRVRPSAAAIDFAAISSLAMSACGTAYLAGLIGKYWFERYARLPVEIDVASEFRYRDIPLSPASAALFISQSGETADTLASLRYCREAGLTIGTVVNARESSMARESDAVFPIMAGPEIGVASTKAFTCQLAVLAALAIGAGRARGTVSAEEEQALVRHLVEMPRIMARVLNAIQPDMESLSRELSRCRDVLYLGRGTAYPLALEGALKLKEISYIHAEGYAAGELKHGPIALIDENMPVIVIAPHDRFFDKTVSNMQEVAARGGRIVFITDEKGAAASKLATMRTIVLPTVDELIAPMIFSLPIQLIAYHTAVFMGTDVDQPRNLAKSVTVE from the coding sequence ATGTGCGGCATCGTCGGCATCGTCGGCAATTCAGCGGTTTCGCAGCGACTGGTTGAGGCGCTGAAGCGGCTGGAATATCGCGGCTATGATTCCTCCGGCGTCGCCACCTTGAATGAAGGCCGGCTGGATCGCCGCCGCGCCGAGGGCAAGCTCTTCAACCTCGAGACCAAGCTTGCCGCTCTCCCGCTCGGCGGTACGATCGGCATCGCCCATACCCGCTGGGCCACCCATGGCGCACCGACCGAGATCAACGCCCATCCGCATTTCGTGGGCGGCGTCGCGGTTGTCCATAACGGGATCATCGAGAATTTTTCCGAGATCAAGGACGAGCTGATCGCCGGCGGTGCGACCTTCGTCACCCAGACGGATACCGAAGTCGTGGCGCAATTGCTGGCCCGGCTGCGGCGCGAAGGGCTGGCGCCGCGCGCTGCCATGCAGGCCATGCTCGCCCGCGTCACCGGCGCCTATGCCCTCGCGGTCCTGTTCGATGATCTGCCGGATGCGATCCTCGCCGCCCGGTCCGGCCCGCCGCTCGCCATCGGGCACGGTCGCGGCGAAATGTTCCTCGGTTCGGACGCCATCGCGCTCTCGCCCTTCACCAACGACATCACCTATCTGATCGACGGCGACTGGGCCGTGCTGTCGCAGACCGGCGTCGAGATTTTCGACCGGGCCGGCAACCCCGTCTCGCGGCCGCGCCAGGTCTCCCAGGCGGCCGCCTATCTGGTCGACAAGGGCAATCACCGCCATTTCATGGAGAAGGAAATCTACGAACAGCCGGAGGTGATCTCCCACGCGCTCGGCCATTACGTCGATTTCATCGAGAACCGCGTCCGCCCCTCGGCCGCAGCGATCGACTTCGCGGCCATTTCCAGCCTTGCCATGTCCGCCTGCGGGACGGCCTATCTGGCCGGACTGATCGGCAAATACTGGTTCGAGCGCTATGCCCGCCTGCCGGTGGAAATCGACGTCGCCTCGGAGTTCCGCTATCGCGACATCCCGTTGTCTCCGGCCTCCGCAGCGCTGTTCATTTCGCAGTCGGGGGAGACTGCCGACACGCTGGCATCGCTGCGCTATTGCCGGGAGGCCGGGCTGACGATCGGCACGGTCGTCAATGCGCGCGAATCGAGCATGGCGCGGGAATCGGATGCCGTCTTCCCGATCATGGCCGGGCCGGAGATCGGCGTTGCCTCGACCAAGGCCTTCACCTGCCAGCTCGCCGTTCTGGCGGCCCTTGCCATCGGGGCCGGCCGCGCGCGCGGCACGGTGTCGGCGGAGGAAGAGCAGGCGCTGGTGCGTCATCTCGTGGAAATGCCGCGCATCATGGCCCGCGTCCTCAACGCCATCCAGCCGGATATGGAGAGCCTGTCGCGCGAGCTGTCGCGCTGCCGCGACGTCCTCTATCTCGGCCGGGGCACCGCCTATCCGCTGGCGCTGGAAGGGGCGCTGAAGCTCAAGGAAATCTCCTATATCCACGCCGAAGGCTATGCGGCGGGCGAGCTCAAGCACGGCCCGATCGCGCTGATCGACGAAAACATGCCGGTGATCGTCATCGCCCCGCACGACCGCTTCTTCGACAAGACCGTGTCCAACATGCAGGAAGTGGCGGCGCGCGGCGGCAGGATCGTCTTCATCACCGATGAGAAGGGGGCGGCCGCCTCCAAGCTCGCCACCATGCGCACCATCGTGCTGCCGACGGTCGACGAGCTGATCGCTCCGATGATCTTCTCGCTGCCCATCCAGCTGATCGCCTATCATACGGCGGTTTTCATGGGCACGGATGTCGACCAGCCACGCAATTTGGCCAAATCCGTCACGGTCGAGTGA
- a CDS encoding DUF502 domain-containing protein has product MTETSPRLSFATRLRNNFLAGLVICAPIAITIWLTWTFIRWADSWVKPYIPARYNPESYLNFAVPGFGLLIALIVITIIGFLGKNLIGRSIVDFGESIMDRMPLVRGLYRSLKQIFETVLKDQGTPFNKAALIEYPSAGLWSLVFIATDAKGEVASKFDAMGRDMVACFMPPTPVPTAGFLVFVEREKIVPLDMSPEDAAKLVISVGLVTPPEGPPIPRRSRRAAAAPVVEQERTGG; this is encoded by the coding sequence ATGACCGAGACCTCGCCCCGCCTGTCATTTGCCACCCGGCTCAGGAACAACTTCCTGGCGGGCCTCGTCATCTGCGCGCCGATCGCCATCACCATCTGGCTCACCTGGACCTTCATCCGCTGGGCCGACAGCTGGGTGAAGCCCTATATTCCGGCCCGCTACAATCCGGAAAGCTATCTCAACTTCGCGGTGCCGGGCTTCGGCCTTTTGATCGCGCTGATCGTCATCACCATCATCGGCTTTCTCGGCAAGAACCTGATCGGCCGCTCGATCGTCGATTTCGGCGAATCCATCATGGACCGCATGCCGCTGGTGCGCGGCCTCTATCGCAGTTTGAAGCAGATTTTCGAAACGGTGCTGAAGGACCAGGGTACGCCCTTCAACAAGGCGGCGCTGATCGAATATCCGAGCGCGGGGCTCTGGTCGCTGGTCTTCATCGCCACCGACGCCAAGGGCGAGGTCGCCTCCAAATTCGACGCCATGGGCCGCGACATGGTCGCCTGCTTCATGCCGCCGACGCCGGTGCCGACGGCCGGCTTCCTCGTTTTCGTCGAGCGGGAAAAGATCGTGCCGCTCGACATGAGCCCGGAGGATGCCGCCAAGCTCGTCATCTCCGTCGGCCTCGTCACCCCTCCGGAGGGCCCGCCCATCCCCCGCCGCAGCCGCCGCGCTGCCGCGGCGCCGGTGGTCGAGCAGGAGCGGACGGGGGGCTGA
- the recG gene encoding ATP-dependent DNA helicase RecG, which yields MRPALLDPLFASLDTLPGVGPKLGELFARLFGRESVEECRVLDLLFHAPHAIVDRRHQPGIANSPAGAIVTIKGRVDRHQPPPPGRASLPTRVFIQDETGELALTFFKVKGNWLEKSLPIDETVIVSGKVDWFNGRASMVHPDLMVLEADAASMAMVEPVYGLTAGLSQKVLRRTLEAALARLPALPEWQDDAFLRKQGFEPAREAFLALHAPRDATDIDPQAPARRRLAYDEFLAGQLSLSLVRQRLRAVPGTPVRGTGALTRPVLDALPFTLTGSQRQAVADVTADMAKDERMLRLLQGDVGSGKTAVALMAMLAAVEAGGQAALMAPTEILARQHHATLSRMAAPAGITIDILTGRTKSRERDAVLERIASGETQIVIGTHALFQDTVAYHRLLLAVVDEQHRFGVHQRLRLTAKGVSPHMLVMTATPIPRTLVLAAFGDMDVSKLTEKPAGRKPIQTVTLPTERIGEMVERLRAAIAEGKKIYWICPLVEESEESDLMSAEERFQTLVAALGPVAGLVHGRMAGAEKDAAMLAFKSGETRLLVATTVVEVGVDVPDATIMVIEHAERFGLAQLHQLRGRVGRGDAASSCILLYKGPLSQTAHARLSILRDTEDGFVIAEEDLKLRGEGELLGTRQSGTPGFRLASLEAHADLLETARKDAAYIIERDPDLTTPRGEALRTLLYLFRRDEAIRFLRAG from the coding sequence ATGCGCCCTGCTCTCCTCGATCCGCTCTTCGCCTCGCTCGACACGCTGCCCGGCGTCGGGCCGAAACTTGGCGAACTCTTCGCCCGGCTGTTCGGTCGCGAGAGCGTCGAGGAGTGCCGGGTTCTCGATCTTCTCTTCCATGCGCCGCATGCGATCGTCGACCGCCGTCATCAGCCGGGGATCGCCAACAGTCCGGCCGGCGCCATTGTTACCATCAAGGGCCGCGTCGACCGCCACCAGCCGCCGCCGCCCGGTCGCGCCTCCCTGCCGACCCGTGTCTTCATTCAGGACGAGACGGGGGAGCTGGCGCTCACCTTCTTCAAGGTAAAGGGCAACTGGCTGGAAAAATCGCTGCCGATCGACGAGACGGTGATCGTCAGCGGCAAGGTCGACTGGTTCAACGGCCGCGCCTCCATGGTTCACCCGGACCTGATGGTCCTCGAGGCGGATGCAGCCAGCATGGCGATGGTCGAGCCGGTCTATGGCCTGACGGCGGGGCTCTCCCAGAAGGTGCTGCGCCGAACGCTGGAGGCGGCCCTTGCCCGCCTGCCGGCGCTCCCCGAATGGCAGGACGACGCCTTTCTCCGCAAACAGGGCTTCGAGCCGGCGCGCGAGGCCTTCCTTGCCCTGCATGCGCCGCGCGACGCCACGGATATCGACCCGCAGGCGCCTGCCCGGCGGCGGCTGGCCTATGACGAATTCCTTGCCGGCCAGCTCTCGCTTTCGCTCGTCCGCCAGCGTCTTCGCGCCGTGCCGGGAACGCCGGTGCGCGGAACGGGCGCCCTTACCCGACCCGTGCTCGACGCCCTGCCCTTCACGCTCACCGGCAGCCAGAGGCAGGCCGTTGCCGATGTCACCGCCGACATGGCGAAAGACGAGCGCATGCTGCGCCTGCTGCAGGGCGATGTCGGCTCGGGCAAGACGGCGGTGGCGCTGATGGCGATGCTCGCCGCCGTCGAAGCCGGCGGACAGGCGGCGCTGATGGCGCCGACCGAAATCCTCGCCCGCCAGCACCACGCCACACTCTCCCGCATGGCGGCGCCCGCCGGCATCACCATCGACATCCTGACCGGCCGCACCAAGAGCCGCGAGCGCGACGCCGTTCTGGAGCGGATCGCCAGCGGCGAGACGCAGATCGTCATCGGCACCCATGCGCTGTTCCAGGATACCGTCGCCTATCACCGGCTGCTGCTCGCGGTGGTCGATGAGCAGCACCGCTTCGGGGTCCACCAGCGTCTGCGGCTGACCGCGAAGGGCGTCTCGCCGCATATGCTGGTCATGACCGCGACGCCGATCCCCCGCACGCTGGTGCTGGCCGCCTTCGGCGACATGGATGTGTCCAAGCTGACCGAGAAGCCCGCCGGCCGGAAGCCGATCCAGACCGTGACCCTGCCGACCGAGCGGATCGGCGAGATGGTCGAGCGGTTGCGCGCCGCGATCGCCGAGGGGAAGAAGATCTACTGGATCTGCCCGCTGGTCGAGGAATCGGAAGAGTCCGACCTGATGTCGGCCGAGGAGCGGTTCCAGACCCTCGTCGCCGCGCTCGGACCGGTGGCAGGCTTGGTGCATGGACGCATGGCGGGAGCGGAGAAGGATGCGGCGATGCTCGCCTTCAAGTCCGGCGAGACCCGACTATTGGTCGCCACCACGGTCGTCGAGGTCGGTGTCGACGTGCCGGATGCGACGATCATGGTCATCGAACATGCCGAGCGCTTCGGCCTTGCCCAGCTCCACCAGCTGCGCGGCCGCGTCGGGCGCGGCGATGCGGCGTCGAGCTGCATTCTTCTCTACAAGGGCCCGCTCAGCCAGACGGCGCATGCGCGGCTTTCGATCCTGCGCGACACGGAGGATGGGTTCGTCATTGCCGAGGAGGACCTGAAACTGCGCGGCGAAGGCGAGCTGCTCGGCACCCGCCAGTCCGGCACGCCCGGCTTCCGGCTCGCAAGCCTCGAAGCCCATGCCGACCTGCTCGAAACCGCCCGCAAGGATGCCGCCTATATCATCGAGCGCGACCCGGACCTGACCACGCCCCGCGGCGAAGCGCTCCGCACCCTTCTCTATCTCTTCCGCCGCGACGAGGCGATCCGGTTCCTGCGAGCGGGGTGA